One part of the Parasphingorhabdus sp. SCSIO 66989 genome encodes these proteins:
- a CDS encoding flagellar motor switch protein FliG yields the protein MPEAAAETDNPEATEAPAISDAQAAAILMLLFSEDAAAEVISELEPDEVRQISNIMYSVADIGGDDINHVLDRFIDRARSRTTIGYRADSHIEGVLKRAFGDQRAETMISRIAPVNAVDTLKPLKWMEAGDIASMIEEEHPQVAALVLSFVRSDIAAEVLRILPAEGQDEIVYRLATLGQVSQEAIDTIEDLLTSYQSPSGGKPAATKSNDSSDIAAIMNGLEKKDSQRVLKALTKRDRNLAKAIEDEMFTFGDLAILDIKSLGAVVRSVDNSLLIPALKGADEKMREMILSSMSTRAAQTIMDEMEETGPLAKDEVRAAQRSIATAAKKLADSGEIMINRGGADYV from the coding sequence ATGCCTGAAGCCGCAGCCGAAACCGATAACCCAGAAGCCACAGAAGCCCCTGCCATCAGCGATGCGCAGGCTGCAGCGATATTGATGCTGCTCTTCTCTGAAGATGCCGCAGCTGAGGTGATTTCCGAGCTGGAGCCTGACGAAGTGCGCCAGATCAGCAATATCATGTACTCTGTCGCCGATATTGGCGGCGATGATATCAATCATGTTCTTGACCGCTTTATCGATCGTGCCCGCAGCCGAACCACCATCGGTTATCGCGCCGACAGCCATATTGAAGGGGTGCTGAAACGTGCCTTTGGCGATCAGCGTGCGGAAACAATGATCAGCCGTATTGCGCCAGTCAATGCGGTCGACACGCTCAAACCCCTGAAATGGATGGAGGCGGGCGATATTGCTTCGATGATCGAGGAGGAGCATCCACAAGTGGCGGCTTTGGTTCTCTCTTTCGTCCGTTCGGACATTGCCGCCGAAGTATTGCGGATCCTGCCAGCAGAAGGCCAAGACGAGATTGTCTATCGCCTCGCAACACTGGGTCAGGTCAGCCAGGAAGCGATTGATACGATTGAGGATCTTCTCACCAGCTATCAATCACCCTCAGGCGGCAAACCGGCGGCGACCAAGAGCAATGATTCATCAGATATTGCCGCGATTATGAACGGTCTGGAGAAGAAGGACAGCCAGCGCGTCCTCAAGGCCCTGACCAAGCGCGATCGCAATCTGGCCAAAGCGATTGAGGACGAAATGTTCACCTTTGGCGACCTCGCGATACTCGATATCAAGAGCCTTGGCGCGGTGGTGCGTTCGGTGGACAACAGCCTGCTTATTCCGGCGCTCAAAGGTGCTGATGAGAAGATGCGCGAGATGATCCTCAGCTCCATGTCGACCCGCGCGGCGCAGACGATAATGGATGAAATGGAAGAAACTGGCCCGCTCGCCAAGGACGAGGTCCGGGCAGCACAGCGCTCCATCGCGACAGCCGCCAAGAAGCTGGCTGACAGCGGCGAGATCATGATCAATCGCGGAGGCGCTGATTATGTCTGA
- a CDS encoding flagellar hook-length control protein FliK, with the protein MELIGLLTAKPVEKAPATIGADSEAVGFHIDGGYAALASGKQPIAENADGEVEQPLSDQADSAEADADEDATALLSTLVQADPENVRAPSTHLPFTFTPPAQPETVANTGTAEPGTTRVEFAQNTSLPARMDFGAAIAQRNLAQQDNTGAQVQDSPVPATAEIDFATAEISAKAKSAVELEQTVAAQAAPRTAPAFINQPVTAGAQKNVQPRTDLAGDSPDEDSALIEGTTDVETLISDRPVRAEQTVPTSSPKPALVPQSAANSPTTNIGPNASQQESLTEAIDMAFNDSMPQDDGTNPVQQAPSAPLTSVEARVETPNPLPFQPVSAASPATEMRAATTSLPQANTPIAFDNRFADRIAQEVAMISKTDRGISLQVTPERLGTINIEIMQGANGDTVRMTAEDADVRQIIAQAQSRIEQEMRQAGQKLSSFEVAGGDVSDSAAQQQFGDQREAGSLNDNRPSELGYVVEADEQTDQRQPPIPGDTAQVRYA; encoded by the coding sequence ATGGAACTAATAGGACTCTTGACCGCCAAGCCCGTTGAAAAGGCTCCCGCCACAATCGGCGCCGATAGCGAAGCTGTCGGCTTCCACATTGATGGCGGATATGCCGCACTGGCCAGTGGCAAGCAGCCTATAGCCGAGAACGCGGATGGCGAAGTTGAACAGCCTCTATCCGACCAAGCAGATTCCGCAGAAGCGGATGCGGATGAGGATGCGACCGCGTTGCTCTCTACACTGGTGCAAGCCGATCCAGAGAATGTCCGGGCTCCAAGCACTCACCTCCCCTTTACCTTTACCCCGCCTGCTCAGCCTGAAACTGTGGCGAACACAGGCACGGCAGAGCCTGGCACAACCAGGGTTGAATTTGCGCAAAACACATCACTGCCGGCACGTATGGATTTTGGTGCGGCGATTGCCCAGCGTAACCTAGCTCAGCAAGACAATACCGGCGCGCAGGTCCAAGATAGTCCCGTTCCGGCAACTGCCGAAATAGACTTTGCGACCGCAGAGATATCTGCCAAGGCCAAGAGCGCAGTAGAGCTTGAACAAACCGTTGCGGCACAGGCAGCGCCACGGACAGCGCCTGCTTTTATCAATCAGCCAGTCACTGCTGGGGCCCAGAAGAATGTACAACCCAGGACGGACTTAGCTGGCGACAGCCCCGATGAAGACAGCGCGCTCATTGAGGGCACCACAGATGTGGAAACACTTATTAGCGACCGACCGGTTCGCGCGGAGCAAACGGTACCTACCAGCTCGCCCAAGCCAGCTCTTGTTCCGCAGAGCGCCGCCAATAGCCCGACTACAAACATTGGACCAAACGCCAGTCAGCAGGAGTCGCTGACCGAAGCCATAGACATGGCCTTCAATGACAGCATGCCGCAGGATGATGGCACAAACCCAGTGCAGCAAGCACCATCCGCCCCGCTCACTTCCGTTGAGGCCAGGGTTGAAACACCTAACCCGCTGCCATTCCAGCCAGTCTCCGCGGCGTCTCCTGCGACGGAAATGCGCGCTGCAACGACATCTTTGCCGCAAGCAAACACGCCTATTGCGTTCGATAATCGGTTCGCAGACCGCATCGCGCAAGAAGTCGCCATGATCAGCAAGACGGATCGCGGCATCTCTCTGCAGGTGACACCTGAGCGGCTTGGCACAATCAATATCGAGATTATGCAGGGGGCCAATGGCGACACGGTGCGGATGACCGCAGAAGATGCCGATGTACGTCAGATTATCGCACAGGCACAATCGCGCATTGAGCAGGAAATGCGACAGGCCGGGCAGAAGCTTAGCAGCTTTGAAGTCGCTGGCGGCGATGTGTCCGATAGTGCGGCCCAGCAGCAATTTGGTGACCAGCGGGAAGCGGGTAGCCTTAATGACAATCGCCCAAGCGAGCTCGGTTATGTCGTTGAAGCAGACGAACAGACCGACCAGCGGCAACCCCCAATCCCCGGTGACACCGCTCAGGTGCGTTACGCGTAA
- a CDS encoding FliH/SctL family protein: MSDASKKGDFQQWRVEAKPFQALWNSTSADDFDAGSTQQATTQPNSSKDADIAAEQQATLEQQTNEAYQRGFDEGQQVMAEANSELMAMSEKLNESIIGLKPVLSDQLCEAIICTVSTLLERTASFAVPDAELLQQRCNALATLAHRELNEAKLHVHPEDRALIGDAPTGLPLVDDPDLIRGTLRIAHEDGYIEQGTRPVLDELAAMLDELELTR, from the coding sequence ATGTCTGACGCCTCGAAAAAAGGCGACTTTCAGCAGTGGCGCGTTGAGGCCAAGCCCTTTCAGGCTTTATGGAATAGTACGTCGGCGGACGACTTTGATGCTGGCTCGACACAGCAAGCGACCACACAACCTAATAGCAGTAAGGATGCGGATATTGCCGCCGAGCAACAGGCTACGCTCGAGCAGCAAACCAATGAAGCCTATCAACGCGGATTTGATGAGGGCCAGCAAGTCATGGCCGAGGCCAATAGCGAATTGATGGCGATGTCGGAAAAGCTCAATGAGTCGATTATTGGCCTGAAGCCGGTGCTCTCGGACCAGCTATGCGAAGCGATTATCTGCACCGTTTCGACGCTGCTCGAGCGCACTGCCAGCTTTGCCGTGCCTGATGCCGAGCTTTTGCAACAGCGTTGCAACGCGCTGGCGACATTAGCGCATCGTGAGCTGAATGAAGCCAAATTGCATGTCCATCCTGAGGACCGCGCACTTATCGGCGATGCCCCTACCGGCCTACCTTTGGTCGATGATCCCGACCTGATACGCGGTACACTGCGTATCGCGCATGAGGATGGTTACATTGAACAGGGTACACGGCCCGTCCTCGACGAGCTGGCAGCCATGCTCGATGAGCTGGAGCTGACGCGGTGA
- the fliP gene encoding flagellar type III secretion system pore protein FliP (The bacterial flagellar biogenesis protein FliP forms a type III secretion system (T3SS)-type pore required for flagellar assembly.), with translation MRIIPFILALLGAFLLAAEPAIAQTAEAAAEAGASEALGKALDDVAGDGKPLTLSLQILILMSLLTILPSLLLMMTSFTRILIVLSILRQALGLQQTPPNQVLIGLSLFLSLFVMAPTISEINTLAVEPYGEDELALEEAIEISGEVFHKFMVKQTRETDIKLFMELAEEDGFESPEAIPFSILLPAFVTSELKTAFQIGFMIYLPFLIIDLVVASTLMALGMMMLSPTIISMPFKLLLFVLVDGWALTMGSLAGSFVT, from the coding sequence ATGCGGATCATACCCTTCATTCTGGCGCTGCTCGGCGCATTTCTGCTCGCGGCAGAACCGGCTATTGCCCAGACAGCAGAAGCTGCGGCAGAGGCCGGGGCATCCGAAGCACTGGGCAAGGCGCTGGACGATGTTGCCGGTGACGGCAAGCCGCTGACGCTCTCGCTGCAGATCCTCATCCTGATGAGTCTGCTGACGATTTTGCCGTCACTGCTGCTGATGATGACCAGTTTCACCAGGATATTGATTGTGCTGTCGATCCTGCGGCAGGCGCTGGGCCTGCAGCAGACACCGCCCAATCAGGTGTTGATCGGACTGTCGCTGTTTTTGTCTCTGTTCGTAATGGCGCCGACCATATCCGAGATCAATACGCTGGCGGTAGAGCCCTATGGCGAGGACGAGCTGGCGCTGGAAGAAGCGATCGAGATTTCCGGTGAGGTGTTCCACAAATTCATGGTCAAACAGACCCGCGAAACCGACATCAAATTGTTCATGGAACTGGCTGAAGAGGACGGCTTTGAAAGCCCCGAAGCCATTCCGTTCTCGATCCTGCTGCCCGCCTTTGTCACCAGCGAGTTGAAAACCGCATTCCAGATCGGTTTCATGATCTATCTGCCGTTTCTCATCATCGACCTGGTCGTCGCCTCAACACTGATGGCCTTGGGTATGATGATGCTCTCTCCGACAATCATATCGATGCCGTTCAAGCTGTTGCTGTTCGTGCTGGTCGATGGCTGGGCGCTGACCATGGGCTCGCTCGCCGGATCCTTCGTGACTTAG
- a CDS encoding flagellar motor switch protein FliM: MHDRDQIDVQPMLKRIARPLSSGIGGVMEALGTSKVSVETGDIRSVTCKDWYAPGDEAMAHCLFQLAPVKGAAALRLNADFITVLVDMFFGGAVAAPSRTISEFSRTDMRLIHRIANLIGDQLAKSWAAHGPFRCTLAGISSEPDEGQIAPASAMLIIQPFDLVYPGNIRLTLEIAYPLDMLQSAKEITTPAQAQTEEPDADPIWQRDLADALSHVHLPVRSVLARPEMTLPQLAELKPGDMIPIPPARNLPLLVGDKIFARGSMGEQNGMAAFRIDSIEKG; the protein is encoded by the coding sequence ATGCACGATCGTGATCAGATCGATGTCCAGCCGATGCTCAAGCGCATCGCGCGCCCATTGAGCAGTGGCATTGGTGGCGTCATGGAAGCGCTTGGCACCAGCAAGGTCAGCGTTGAAACCGGTGATATTCGCAGCGTAACCTGCAAAGACTGGTACGCACCAGGCGACGAGGCCATGGCCCATTGCCTGTTCCAGCTTGCCCCGGTCAAGGGCGCGGCGGCGCTGCGGTTGAATGCGGATTTCATCACCGTTCTGGTCGATATGTTCTTCGGCGGCGCGGTGGCTGCACCAAGCCGCACCATCAGCGAGTTTTCCCGCACCGATATGCGGTTGATTCACCGCATCGCCAATCTGATCGGCGATCAGCTCGCCAAAAGCTGGGCAGCGCATGGGCCCTTCCGCTGTACCCTGGCCGGGATCAGCAGCGAGCCCGATGAAGGCCAGATCGCGCCTGCCAGCGCCATGCTGATTATCCAGCCCTTTGATCTGGTCTATCCCGGCAATATCCGTCTCACCCTCGAGATCGCCTATCCGCTCGACATGCTTCAGAGCGCCAAGGAAATCACTACTCCGGCACAGGCGCAGACTGAGGAACCCGATGCCGACCCGATCTGGCAGCGCGATCTCGCTGATGCGCTCAGCCATGTCCATCTGCCGGTGCGCTCGGTTCTGGCACGGCCGGAAATGACTCTGCCGCAATTGGCTGAACTCAAGCCCGGTGACATGATTCCTATCCCGCCCGCACGCAATCTGCCGCTGTTGGTGGGAGACAAGATTTTCGCCCGTGGCAGCATGGGCGAGCAAAATGGAATGGCCGCATTCCGCATAGACAGCATCGAAAAAGGATAA
- the fliF gene encoding flagellar basal-body MS-ring/collar protein FliF, with protein MADPIITPGAGAGDSNSALAVQGAQRATPLIPKPAFGSGNLMDRIRALMAQPAFAKALPMMGVVAVLGLAAFAWLALREPPQRDLFRGLPDNDKAAVAAALQSSNIMYQIDSASGALTVSEEDYHTAKMTLAAQGLPRSAPDGDSVVSSLPMGASRAVEGEKLRTAREMDLARSIEAIDAVLSARVHLAVEPPSIFIRDRSAPAASVVLQLAPGGNLGEAQVRAITHLVASSVAGLNVENVSVVDQNGRLLSQDGAEGPMTEAERQLEVRERIEERYRRSLAALLTPMLGADNFVAEVSAEVDFTERQATSESFPADESRVRSEQLSWSAEPTPPTPRGIPGAVNAEPPGETELGEEIDPPAEEAEDAGELKKREEQINRNFELGRQVSVTRDAVGQVERISVAVAVRGPDGKPLPDEELAQIEALVKGAVGFDEKRGDQVAVSSRNFMDIATTETPWYEAGWVAMLVRNISALLVALALIFGIGRPLLRKAGLFKGKAKDGVTEEAAKADTKAEAAAPPSLGAMQTPQLGSNNDQGGTVTLDMITAAQSYQERALLIQNFVKQNPEHAAMVVRDLLRNDQEQANA; from the coding sequence ATGGCTGATCCGATCATCACACCCGGCGCTGGAGCCGGAGACAGCAATTCCGCTCTGGCGGTTCAGGGCGCACAGCGTGCGACCCCATTGATCCCCAAACCTGCATTTGGTTCGGGCAATCTGATGGACCGCATCCGCGCCTTGATGGCACAGCCCGCTTTTGCCAAGGCATTGCCGATGATGGGCGTGGTTGCGGTTCTAGGGCTGGCCGCCTTTGCCTGGCTGGCGCTGCGCGAGCCGCCTCAGCGTGATCTGTTCCGCGGCTTGCCGGATAATGACAAGGCCGCTGTTGCTGCGGCGCTGCAATCCTCCAACATCATGTACCAGATTGACAGCGCCAGCGGCGCTTTGACCGTGTCCGAGGAGGATTATCACACCGCCAAAATGACTCTGGCAGCCCAAGGCCTGCCGCGCAGCGCGCCCGATGGCGACAGCGTGGTTTCCAGCCTGCCCATGGGTGCCAGCCGCGCCGTAGAGGGCGAGAAACTGCGCACCGCGCGCGAGATGGATTTGGCGCGCAGTATCGAAGCGATTGATGCGGTGCTGTCGGCGCGGGTTCATCTGGCGGTTGAACCGCCGAGCATCTTTATCCGTGACCGCTCTGCCCCTGCCGCATCGGTGGTGCTCCAACTCGCACCAGGCGGCAATCTTGGCGAAGCACAGGTGCGCGCCATCACGCATTTGGTGGCGAGTTCCGTTGCCGGGCTGAATGTCGAGAATGTCTCGGTGGTTGATCAAAATGGCCGCCTGCTCTCCCAGGATGGTGCCGAAGGCCCAATGACCGAGGCTGAGCGCCAGTTGGAAGTGCGTGAGCGGATTGAGGAGCGCTATCGCCGTTCCCTCGCGGCTTTGCTGACGCCGATGCTGGGCGCAGACAATTTTGTCGCTGAAGTTTCGGCTGAAGTCGACTTTACCGAACGACAGGCCACCAGCGAGAGCTTCCCCGCCGATGAATCGCGGGTGCGCAGCGAACAACTGAGCTGGTCTGCTGAACCGACACCGCCCACGCCACGCGGCATTCCCGGCGCGGTCAATGCCGAACCGCCGGGCGAGACCGAACTCGGCGAAGAGATCGACCCGCCTGCTGAAGAAGCCGAGGACGCGGGCGAGCTGAAAAAACGCGAGGAACAGATTAACCGCAATTTTGAGCTGGGCCGCCAGGTCTCCGTCACCCGCGATGCGGTTGGTCAGGTCGAGCGGATTTCGGTCGCGGTGGCGGTACGCGGTCCTGATGGCAAGCCGCTGCCAGATGAAGAACTGGCGCAGATTGAGGCCTTGGTCAAAGGCGCGGTGGGTTTCGACGAAAAGCGCGGCGATCAGGTTGCAGTAAGCTCGCGGAACTTTATGGATATCGCAACCACCGAAACGCCTTGGTATGAGGCTGGATGGGTTGCCATGCTGGTGCGCAATATCTCGGCGCTGCTGGTTGCTCTGGCGCTTATCTTCGGCATTGGTCGCCCATTGCTGCGCAAAGCCGGCCTGTTCAAAGGAAAGGCCAAGGACGGGGTAACCGAAGAAGCCGCTAAGGCGGATACCAAGGCAGAGGCGGCCGCACCACCAAGCCTTGGTGCCATGCAAACACCCCAACTGGGCAGCAATAATGATCAAGGCGGCACCGTGACACTCGATATGATCACCGCTGCGCAAAGCTATCAGGAGCGCGCGCTGCTGATCCAGAATTTCGTCAAGCAGAACCCGGAACATGCCGCGATGGTAGTGCGTGATCTGCTGCGCAATGATCAGGAGCAGGCCAATGCCTGA
- the fliN gene encoding flagellar motor switch protein FliN, giving the protein MSDMNEAPQLGGPDVQAAMANGTAQEIDPGNAGHYRFLADIPVRLSVEVGQVTKTLAEIMALEEGAVVELGRPANELLDIKVNGALVAKGEIVTVDGRFAIRVAEVVTQNVGTGKIERRAS; this is encoded by the coding sequence ATGAGCGATATGAACGAAGCCCCGCAACTGGGCGGGCCGGATGTGCAAGCCGCAATGGCCAATGGCACTGCACAGGAAATCGATCCGGGCAATGCCGGGCATTACCGCTTTCTGGCGGATATTCCGGTGCGCCTCTCGGTCGAGGTTGGTCAGGTCACCAAAACTCTGGCCGAGATCATGGCGCTGGAGGAAGGCGCGGTTGTCGAGCTGGGTCGTCCGGCGAATGAACTGCTCGATATCAAAGTCAATGGCGCACTCGTCGCCAAGGGTGAGATCGTTACCGTAGACGGCCGTTTTGCCATTCGCGTCGCCGAAGTGGTGACGCAGAATGTCGGCACCGGCAAGATTGAGCGCCGCGCATCATGA
- a CDS encoding flagellar basal body-associated FliL family protein yields MADSNNAEQQADEAPKKGGKMKKVIMLVLGITLVGGVSAAGGFYFAGGAAEQGPKKPELPKLVLKDGTEVESDSTKSATIDPKELQVTYHQMENAFTTNLYGGGFAQAEIAVSTPYDKRVIDAIEEHDIAVRSAIVMKLAAGDSATLETLDGKKAMAGELKEVINETLREKTGFGGVDQVYFTKFVVQ; encoded by the coding sequence GTGGCCGACAGTAACAACGCTGAACAACAAGCCGATGAGGCGCCGAAAAAGGGCGGCAAGATGAAGAAGGTCATCATGCTAGTGCTAGGCATCACCCTGGTCGGCGGTGTCAGCGCGGCGGGCGGTTTTTACTTTGCTGGCGGCGCGGCCGAGCAGGGACCGAAAAAGCCCGAACTGCCCAAGCTGGTGCTGAAAGACGGTACCGAGGTGGAGAGCGATAGCACCAAATCAGCGACAATCGATCCCAAAGAACTCCAGGTCACCTATCACCAGATGGAAAACGCCTTCACCACCAATCTTTATGGTGGCGGCTTTGCCCAGGCCGAGATTGCCGTCTCCACCCCTTATGACAAGCGCGTGATTGATGCGATTGAGGAGCATGACATTGCCGTGCGCTCGGCGATTGTGATGAAGCTCGCCGCCGGAGACTCGGCAACGCTGGAAACGCTGGATGGCAAGAAAGCAATGGCGGGTGAGCTCAAAGAGGTGATCAACGAAACGCTGCGCGAAAAGACCGGCTTTGGCGGGGTTGATCAGGTCTATTTCACCAAATTTGTCGTCCAGTAA
- the fliR gene encoding flagellar biosynthetic protein FliR gives MIAPGYTGVEEQLWMWLMAMIRPGAAMLVAPVFGAGSVPLQLRIILSLMIGITASSGAGVTVPTDTLVSFSGVLFIVAEVLAGLAMGFALQVGYSAAFVAGETLSNAMGLGFASMNDPQTGVSTPVVGQFLSIVATLLLLAMDGHLMLIAIIVHSYETLPPGNAFISLAAVEGIVDFGGSLFAMGLLIALPVGSALILVQLVMAMLARSAPAMNLFAVGLPVAVLSGLVLLAITAPIMAETLMQSLTQGLEQSEMAIGGAG, from the coding sequence ATGATTGCCCCTGGCTATACCGGTGTCGAAGAACAGCTCTGGATGTGGCTGATGGCGATGATCCGCCCCGGCGCAGCGATGCTGGTCGCGCCGGTTTTTGGTGCAGGATCAGTGCCGCTGCAGCTGCGCATCATATTGTCGCTGATGATCGGCATTACCGCCAGCAGCGGCGCCGGTGTTACCGTGCCGACCGACACATTGGTAAGCTTTTCCGGCGTTCTGTTTATTGTTGCCGAAGTGCTCGCCGGTCTGGCCATGGGCTTCGCGCTACAGGTCGGTTACTCGGCCGCTTTTGTGGCCGGTGAGACGCTCAGCAACGCCATGGGTCTGGGCTTTGCCTCAATGAATGATCCGCAAACCGGTGTTTCTACGCCGGTTGTTGGTCAGTTCCTCTCTATCGTCGCCACATTGTTACTGCTAGCCATGGACGGGCATCTGATGCTGATCGCCATCATCGTCCACAGCTATGAGACATTGCCGCCGGGCAATGCCTTTATCAGCCTTGCCGCCGTGGAAGGCATTGTCGATTTTGGCGGCTCGCTGTTCGCCATGGGGCTGTTGATCGCCCTGCCCGTCGGTTCAGCATTGATACTGGTGCAGCTGGTGATGGCGATGCTCGCTCGTTCTGCCCCGGCGATGAACCTGTTTGCCGTCGGCCTGCCTGTCGCGGTGCTGTCCGGTCTGGTACTGCTCGCGATCACCGCGCCGATTATGGCGGAAACGCTGATGCAGTCGCTGACCCAGGGCCTGGAGCAATCTGAAATGGCGATAGGAGGGGCTGGCTAA
- a CDS encoding flagellar biosynthetic protein FliQ has translation MEQSDFFIGIAQQTLWITALAAAPLLIPALMVGIVLGMVQAATSINEATLSFVPKLIIVAVMLALFGGSIIYLIADFTTETYSRIPDLLR, from the coding sequence ATGGAACAGTCAGATTTCTTTATCGGCATCGCCCAACAGACATTGTGGATCACCGCATTGGCCGCTGCGCCCTTGCTGATCCCGGCGCTGATGGTCGGCATCGTCCTTGGCATGGTGCAGGCGGCGACCTCGATCAACGAGGCGACGCTCAGCTTTGTGCCGAAGCTGATCATTGTGGCCGTGATGCTGGCCCTTTTTGGCGGCTCGATTATCTATCTGATCGCCGATTTCACCACCGAAACCTATAGCCGGATACCGGACCTGTTGCGATGA
- a CDS encoding FliI/YscN family ATPase, giving the protein MIAAQAEAVRQFTDRIASISTGPRAIGKLVAHDGGMLEVTGFNYPIGFGGSLRTADGRRITAEIAGFRGSRAMMIPLESDAALKNGTRVEPNMQSSLAAVGDALLSRVIGPMGEPLDRRGPIITNERWPLMGKRDNVLNRSGVSEPIDLGVRAINALLTAGYGQRIAIAAGSGVGKSVLIGQILDNADADVIVVGLIGERGREVSDFVETRMTGPVRNKIVTVAVPADHSPILRLRAAHRATAIAEYFRSKGKRVLLVIDSLTRIAHAQREIGLALGEPPTMKGYPPSSLALVPKLIERAGNDSISGGSITALYTVLADGGDMEDPVVDTARAIVDGHIILSRSLSEQGVFPAIDIGRSLSRVANDIIGEEQRMAQTNFRRIWSAYEENRDLLLMGAYRAGSDADIDEAVARRPDLLNFIRQRPHEAVPLNDSMAALIQGFGPQPIAASLVEE; this is encoded by the coding sequence GTGATTGCCGCACAAGCCGAGGCGGTGCGCCAGTTCACCGACCGCATTGCCAGCATCAGCACCGGGCCGCGCGCCATCGGCAAGCTGGTGGCGCATGATGGCGGGATGCTGGAGGTAACCGGCTTCAACTATCCTATCGGCTTTGGCGGCAGCCTGCGCACCGCTGATGGTCGCCGCATTACCGCAGAAATCGCCGGTTTTCGCGGTTCACGCGCGATGATGATCCCGCTGGAAAGTGATGCCGCGCTCAAAAACGGCACGCGGGTTGAACCCAATATGCAATCCAGCCTCGCCGCTGTCGGCGATGCGTTGCTGTCGCGGGTCATCGGACCGATGGGCGAGCCACTCGACCGGCGCGGGCCGATCATCACCAATGAGCGCTGGCCGCTTATGGGCAAGCGCGACAATGTGCTCAATCGCAGCGGGGTTTCCGAACCGATTGATCTCGGCGTGCGCGCGATCAATGCACTGCTCACCGCAGGCTATGGCCAGCGTATCGCGATTGCTGCGGGTTCCGGCGTCGGCAAATCAGTGCTCATCGGGCAGATACTCGACAATGCCGATGCTGACGTCATCGTCGTCGGCTTGATCGGCGAGCGCGGGCGTGAGGTCAGCGACTTTGTCGAAACCCGCATGACCGGACCGGTGCGCAACAAGATTGTTACCGTCGCCGTCCCGGCTGACCACTCGCCGATCTTGCGACTGCGCGCGGCGCACCGCGCCACCGCTATCGCTGAATATTTCCGCAGCAAGGGCAAGCGCGTCCTGCTGGTGATCGACAGCCTGACCCGCATCGCCCATGCGCAGCGCGAAATCGGCCTGGCGCTCGGCGAACCACCGACTATGAAGGGCTATCCCCCCTCCTCTCTCGCTCTGGTGCCCAAGCTTATTGAACGCGCCGGCAATGACAGCATCAGCGGTGGTTCGATCACCGCGCTCTACACGGTTTTGGCCGATGGTGGCGATATGGAAGACCCGGTGGTCGATACCGCACGCGCGATTGTCGACGGGCATATCATCCTGTCGCGCTCGCTCTCCGAACAGGGCGTTTTCCCGGCAATTGATATTGGCCGTTCGCTGAGCCGCGTCGCCAATGACATTATCGGCGAGGAACAGCGCATGGCGCAAACCAATTTCCGCCGTATCTGGTCGGCTTATGAGGAAAATCGTGACCTGCTGTTGATGGGTGCCTATCGCGCTGGCAGCGATGCAGATATTGACGAAGCGGTGGCACGCCGCCCCGATTTGCTCAACTTTATCCGCCAGCGCCCGCATGAAGCAGTGCCACTTAATGACAGCATGGCCGCGCTGATACAGGGCTTTGGGCCCCAGCCTATTGCTGCATCTCTGGTTGAAGAATGA
- a CDS encoding FliO/MopB family protein, with protein sequence MTYYILKLVIMLPIMAVMIYAALWTYRKYQPGLSSHVQKRELKLVETMPMGTSGKLAVVEFAGQKILLSATRGNIQHIASADLDVVAVEKDVTEAELQAAQVPFQNLMQRALSGARKQDS encoded by the coding sequence ATGACCTATTATATCCTCAAGCTGGTAATCATGCTGCCGATTATGGCGGTGATGATCTATGCCGCTTTGTGGACCTATCGCAAATATCAGCCGGGCCTCAGCAGCCATGTCCAGAAACGCGAATTGAAGCTGGTCGAGACCATGCCGATGGGTACTTCGGGCAAGCTGGCCGTGGTGGAATTTGCCGGGCAGAAAATCCTGCTTTCGGCAACACGCGGCAATATTCAGCATATCGCCAGTGCTGATCTGGACGTGGTCGCGGTCGAAAAGGACGTGACTGAGGCCGAATTGCAGGCGGCGCAGGTGCCTTTCCAGAACTTGATGCAGCGTGCGCTTAGCGGCGCGCGCAAGCAGGACAGCTAA